Proteins co-encoded in one Procambarus clarkii isolate CNS0578487 unplaced genomic scaffold, FALCON_Pclarkii_2.0 HiC_scaffold_163, whole genome shotgun sequence genomic window:
- the LOC138361064 gene encoding uncharacterized protein, with product MKDEILSQLRAKSEAVEQEPQKGVESGKEDDGQDEVRSQGSSMSSKSSRSSRSSRNRSLETLPLELQMQHEERQFQLERLKLELQMKNEQEKTRLEVEKEKEKTKLEVEKEKTRVRELELEQEKEKEKNRAK from the coding sequence atgaaggatgagatcctgagtcaGTTGAGAGCCAAGAGTGAAGCGGTAGAACAGGAACCCCAGAAAGGagttgaaagtggaaaggaggatgatgggcaggatgaagtgagatcccagggatcgagtatgaGCAGTaaaagtagccgcagtagcaggagtagccggaataggagcttggaaacATTGCcgctagagctccagatgcagcatgaggagagacagttccaactgGAAAGGTTGAAGTTAGAACTTCAGATGAAGAATGaacaagagaaaaccagactggaggtagagaaggaaaaagagaaaaccaaacttgaggtagaaaaagagaaaaccagggtaAGGGAACTGgaattggaacaggagaaagaaaaagagaaaaacagGGCTAAGTGA